In the Ramlibacter tataouinensis TTB310 genome, one interval contains:
- a CDS encoding sugar transferase: MSRSAPTVAERSSLASLTAHRQGIQLAWSLAGALPLLLGYLIALGLEHADWVTHQFPQTVLWCALPYLLTGHLLYRGAGLPSAERRSLLVVTTAVPFLLTPLGFALLQQPYSRGAVLLVYGLSTAWYLLGMWLHRERSMQRLVCLDPGIAQKLQALVGAECLQRQPILLEPWPAGGLVLDQGWQFDGVVLDRQVQADAARTQLLSQLKLDHVRLYSIESVAEMLSGRKVSPAGQDELWQIDGNPAYDVAKRCIDLVAVLLTVPLWLSLSLVVGLAVKLDSPGPALFRQQRVGRNGRSFCLLKFRSMVHQGAGTPARFAQRGDDRITRVGRVIRRWRLDELPQLWNVLGGEMSLIGPRPEQTQFVQGFASRIAAYPYRHLVRPGLTGWAQVQQGYAGSEEETVVKLSYDLYYVAHYSVALDLLIAYKTVRTILTGFGSR; the protein is encoded by the coding sequence ATGAGCCGTAGCGCGCCCACCGTGGCCGAACGCAGCAGCCTGGCGTCGCTGACGGCGCACCGCCAGGGTATCCAGCTGGCCTGGTCGCTGGCGGGCGCCCTGCCCTTGCTTCTGGGGTATTTGATCGCCCTGGGCCTGGAGCACGCCGACTGGGTCACCCACCAGTTTCCGCAGACGGTGCTGTGGTGCGCCCTGCCCTACCTGCTGACCGGCCACCTCCTGTACCGAGGCGCGGGGCTGCCCAGCGCCGAGCGCCGCAGCCTGCTGGTGGTCACCACGGCCGTGCCGTTCCTGCTCACGCCCCTGGGGTTTGCCCTGCTGCAGCAGCCGTACTCGCGCGGAGCGGTGCTGCTGGTCTATGGCCTGTCCACCGCCTGGTACCTGCTGGGGATGTGGCTGCACAGGGAACGCAGCATGCAGCGGCTGGTCTGCCTGGACCCCGGGATCGCGCAGAAGCTGCAGGCCCTGGTCGGCGCCGAATGCCTGCAACGGCAGCCCATCCTGCTGGAGCCCTGGCCGGCGGGCGGGCTGGTCCTGGACCAGGGCTGGCAATTCGACGGCGTGGTGCTGGACCGGCAGGTGCAGGCCGACGCCGCCCGCACACAGTTGCTCAGCCAGCTCAAGCTCGATCACGTGCGGCTGTACAGCATCGAGTCCGTGGCCGAAATGCTCAGCGGGCGCAAGGTCAGCCCGGCCGGACAGGACGAACTCTGGCAGATCGACGGCAACCCGGCGTATGACGTCGCCAAGCGCTGCATCGACCTGGTCGCCGTGCTGCTGACCGTGCCCTTGTGGCTGTCCTTGTCGCTGGTCGTAGGCCTGGCCGTCAAGCTGGATTCGCCCGGCCCGGCGCTGTTCCGCCAGCAGCGCGTCGGCCGCAACGGACGCAGCTTCTGCCTGTTGAAGTTCCGCAGCATGGTCCATCAGGGCGCCGGCACCCCCGCCCGCTTCGCGCAACGGGGCGACGACCGCATCACCCGCGTGGGCCGGGTGATCCGCCGCTGGCGGCTGGACGAACTGCCGCAGCTGTGGAACGTGCTGGGCGGCGAGATGAGCCTGATCGGTCCGCGCCCGGAGCAGACCCAGTTCGTGCAGGGCTTCGCCAGCCGCATCGCCGCCTACCCCTACCGCCACCTGGTGCGCCCCGGCCTGACCGGCTGGGCGCAGGTGCAGCAAGGCTATGCCGGCAGCGAGGAAGAGACCGTGGTGAAACTCAGCTACGACCTCTACTATGTGGCGCACTACTCCGTCGCGCTGGACCTGCTGATCGCCTACAAGACGGTGCGGACCATCCTCACGGGCTTCGGTTCGCGTTAG
- a CDS encoding class I SAM-dependent methyltransferase — MHEIGGYLSGKCFSDDFAYQPQIIGHHQPRGDLLTARVAGRRVLHVGFADHVPLIARRVADGSWLHARLTRSASVCEGIDIDAGAVTTARGLGFNNVHVLDVFSSDAAAQLARWEMDLVLVPDVIEHLPDPAAFLRRLASCLPRAEFVVTVPNALSLRNAVHAVQGVERVNTDHRSWFSPFTLLKVLADAGLQCDGLHGCPVSAASTFKGKALRAAVKMRPIWSDVLLAEAKAVL; from the coding sequence ATGCATGAAATCGGTGGCTATCTGTCCGGGAAATGCTTCAGTGACGATTTTGCCTACCAGCCGCAAATTATCGGGCATCACCAACCGCGTGGCGACCTGCTGACTGCCAGAGTGGCAGGCCGTCGTGTCCTGCATGTCGGTTTTGCGGACCATGTCCCATTGATTGCCAGGAGGGTGGCCGACGGCAGCTGGTTGCATGCGCGTTTGACGCGCAGTGCCAGCGTCTGCGAAGGCATCGACATCGACGCTGGCGCCGTGACCACTGCCCGCGGGCTTGGTTTTAACAACGTCCATGTCCTCGATGTCTTTTCCTCTGATGCCGCTGCGCAGTTGGCGCGCTGGGAGATGGACCTGGTGTTGGTGCCGGATGTCATAGAGCATCTGCCGGATCCGGCCGCGTTCCTGCGGCGCTTGGCGAGTTGCCTGCCTCGGGCCGAGTTCGTCGTCACCGTGCCCAACGCGCTTTCCCTTCGCAACGCGGTCCATGCCGTCCAAGGCGTGGAGCGGGTCAACACGGACCACCGGTCTTGGTTTTCCCCGTTCACCCTGCTCAAGGTGTTGGCCGACGCTGGTCTGCAATGCGATGGCCTGCATGGTTGCCCCGTCTCGGCGGCGTCGACGTTCAAAGGCAAGGCATTGAGGGCGGCTGTAAAGATGCGTCCGATCTGGTCCGATGTCCTTTTGGCCGAGGCGAAGGCCGTTCTCTAA
- a CDS encoding glycosyltransferase family 4 protein has translation MVSLAESGWRQLFASARRCDVILASHNFRPAYVGWGLGRMLGKPTVVWFHGPVQEVLALSAASPLKRAWLRFFYARLKLMVFVSEQSRLSLRRFLGQQVRPGADLSVVANAVHTATIAPAAPREGRIDESSRVRLAFVGRLSAQKHPELLLEVLRRLPRKYELTLLGDGPLLSELQQLGQDLLQAGRLAFGGARPHGPDLYRGWDLTLMTSRYEGYPMSVLESISAGVPCVGVPIGPLREMLGDDAPYLLARDACAEAIAQTVLAVCAMPRRRLQADMERVLARHRMEDFVGRWERLLSSAAGR, from the coding sequence ATGGTGAGCCTGGCCGAAAGCGGCTGGCGGCAGCTCTTCGCATCGGCCCGGCGATGCGACGTGATCCTCGCGAGCCACAACTTCCGGCCGGCCTACGTCGGATGGGGTCTGGGACGCATGTTGGGCAAACCGACCGTGGTTTGGTTTCACGGCCCGGTCCAGGAGGTTCTGGCACTCTCGGCCGCTTCGCCGCTCAAGCGCGCCTGGCTGCGCTTCTTCTATGCGCGTCTGAAGCTCATGGTGTTCGTTTCTGAACAGTCCCGCCTGTCGCTCAGGCGTTTCTTGGGCCAGCAGGTGCGCCCGGGCGCCGACTTGAGCGTAGTGGCCAATGCGGTACACACCGCCACCATTGCTCCCGCCGCACCGCGGGAGGGCCGCATCGACGAGTCTTCCCGCGTGCGGCTGGCCTTCGTCGGGCGACTGTCCGCTCAGAAGCATCCGGAACTGTTGCTGGAGGTCCTGCGACGGCTGCCGCGAAAATATGAGCTGACGCTGCTGGGCGACGGTCCTCTGCTCTCCGAGCTGCAACAACTCGGGCAAGACCTGCTGCAGGCGGGCCGCCTGGCCTTCGGTGGCGCTCGGCCGCATGGCCCGGACCTGTACCGGGGCTGGGACCTGACCTTGATGACGTCGCGCTACGAAGGCTACCCGATGTCGGTTTTGGAGTCGATATCGGCAGGCGTGCCTTGCGTGGGCGTGCCCATCGGGCCGCTGCGCGAGATGCTGGGTGACGATGCCCCCTACTTGCTCGCCCGCGACGCCTGCGCCGAGGCGATTGCCCAGACGGTGTTGGCGGTGTGCGCGATGCCGCGACGGCGCCTGCAAGCAGACATGGAGCGCGTACTGGCAAGACATCGGATGGAAGACTTTGTAGGGCGCTGGGAACGATTGCTGTCCTCGGCGGCAGGACGATGA